Proteins encoded together in one Astyanax mexicanus isolate ESR-SI-001 chromosome 10, AstMex3_surface, whole genome shotgun sequence window:
- the med19a gene encoding mediator of RNA polymerase II transcription subunit 19-A isoform X1, with product MTEIFSTLFGQSEAQGPQGPGTLGFAPGKPPPLPQTQAPAPPQIPAQPGDEGPAARKPGVMNEPFYLLRELPAGNDLTGNTNLITHYNLEHAYNKFCGKKVKEKLSNFLPELPGMIDCPGVQDGSSLRSLIEKPPVCGNSFSPLTGALLTGFRLHTGPLPEQYRLMHIQPPKKKSKHKHRHHRPQDPIPPAETPSDTDPKKKKKKRDDDPERKKKKKDKKKKKNRHSPDHPGITGSQPNSNSLR from the exons ATGACGGAAATATTTTCAACACTGTTTGGCCAAAGCGAAGCTCAGGGTCCTCAAGGACCGGGGACTCTGGGCTTTGCTCCGGGAAAACCGCCGCCGCTGCCGCAGACACAAGCTCCGGCGCCGCCTCAGATCCCAGCACAGCCCGGGGATGAGGGGCCTGCAGCTCGGAAGCCGGGAGTCATGAATGAGCCTTTCTATTTATTGCGAGAACTTCCCG CTGGAAACGATTTAACTGGTAACACAAACTTGATAACACACTACAATCTGGAGCATGCATACAATAAGTTTTGTGGAAAGAAGGTGAAGGAGAAGCTGAGTAACTTCCTACCAGAATTACCAG GTATGATAGACTGCCCAGGTGTTCAGGATGGCAGCTCTCTTCGCTCTTTAATAGAGAAGCCTCCAGTCTGTGGAAACTCCTTCAGTCCGCTGACTGGTGCTTTACTCACTGGTTTTAGACTACACACTGGACCG cTTCCAGAGCAGTACAGACTCATGCATATTCAACCTCCAAAGAAGAAGAGCAAACATAAACACAGACATCATCGACCTCAGGACCCCATACCTCCAG CAGAGACACCGTCAGACACTGAccccaagaagaagaagaaaaagagggatGATGACCCTGAgcgcaaaaagaaaaagaaggacaagaagaagaaaaag AATCGGCACAGTCCTGACCACCCTGGTATTACTGGTTCTCAACCCAACAGCAACAGTCTGAGatag
- the med19a gene encoding mediator of RNA polymerase II transcription subunit 19-A isoform X2, whose amino-acid sequence MTEIFSTLFGQSEAQGPQGPGTLGFAPGKPPPLPQTQAPAPPQIPAQPGDEGPAARKPGVMNEPFYLLRELPAGNDLTGNTNLITHYNLEHAYNKFCGKKVKEKLSNFLPELPGMIDCPGVQDGSSLRSLIEKPPVCGNSFSPLTGALLTGFRLHTGPLPEQYRLMHIQPPKKKSKHKHRHHRPQDPIPPETPSDTDPKKKKKKRDDDPERKKKKKDKKKKKNRHSPDHPGITGSQPNSNSLR is encoded by the exons ATGACGGAAATATTTTCAACACTGTTTGGCCAAAGCGAAGCTCAGGGTCCTCAAGGACCGGGGACTCTGGGCTTTGCTCCGGGAAAACCGCCGCCGCTGCCGCAGACACAAGCTCCGGCGCCGCCTCAGATCCCAGCACAGCCCGGGGATGAGGGGCCTGCAGCTCGGAAGCCGGGAGTCATGAATGAGCCTTTCTATTTATTGCGAGAACTTCCCG CTGGAAACGATTTAACTGGTAACACAAACTTGATAACACACTACAATCTGGAGCATGCATACAATAAGTTTTGTGGAAAGAAGGTGAAGGAGAAGCTGAGTAACTTCCTACCAGAATTACCAG GTATGATAGACTGCCCAGGTGTTCAGGATGGCAGCTCTCTTCGCTCTTTAATAGAGAAGCCTCCAGTCTGTGGAAACTCCTTCAGTCCGCTGACTGGTGCTTTACTCACTGGTTTTAGACTACACACTGGACCG cTTCCAGAGCAGTACAGACTCATGCATATTCAACCTCCAAAGAAGAAGAGCAAACATAAACACAGACATCATCGACCTCAGGACCCCATACCTCCAG AGACACCGTCAGACACTGAccccaagaagaagaagaaaaagagggatGATGACCCTGAgcgcaaaaagaaaaagaaggacaagaagaagaaaaag AATCGGCACAGTCCTGACCACCCTGGTATTACTGGTTCTCAACCCAACAGCAACAGTCTGAGatag
- the si:dkey-6i22.5 gene encoding polyamine-modulated factor 1, which yields MEEQQRRSAEDLPGVPPSTPDTAGEHAPVPAGKPGPAEPRRSRLKIFNKLMEKSLQRLVADAGFSRFCHSFHPLCKQNPQMAEVIHKQFISDLQKSIQDEISNMIEEGNLEVKLENLDKLEELAKGTPEPTWRPSGVPEQDVCSVLVSYHQGQEEYVRRELRKLQKENAVLADQVLAGRQTIAQSEQRIAAAVEEWKASVADLESFVLSLCPSENFDSL from the exons atggaggagcagCAGCGGAGATCAGCGGAAGATTTACCCGGAGTACCGCCGTCTACTCCCGACACCGCCGGGGAACATGCCCCGGTACCGGCCGGTAAACCCGGACCGGCAGAGCCGCGGCGGAGCAGACTGAAGATCTTCAACAAGCTGATGGAGAAGAGCCTCCAGAGACTCGTAGCAGACGCGGG TTTTAGTCGGTTTTGCCACTCCTTCCATCCTCTATGCAAGCAGAACCCACAGATGGCTGAGGTTATCCACAAACAGTTCATTAGCGACCTGCAGAAGTCTATACAG gaTGAAATAAGCAACATGATAGAGGAGGGCAACCTGGAGGTAAAGCTGGAGAATTTGGATAAACTGGAAGAGTTGGCTAAAGGAACACCTGAGCCTACTTG GCGGCCGAGTGGCGTTCCTGAGCAGGATGTGTGTAGTGTGCTGGTATCGTATCATCAGGGGCAGGAGGAGTATGTGCGCAGAGagctgaggaaactgcagaaggAGAATGCGGTCCTGGCTGACCAAGTACTGGCTGGTCGACAGACTATCGCACAAAGTGAACAGCGCATTGCTGCAGCAGTGGAGGAGTGGAAG gcATCTGTTGCTGACTTGGAATCGTTTGTGTTGTCACTTTGTCCATCTGAAAATTTTGATTCTCTTTAA
- the tmx2a gene encoding thioredoxin-related transmembrane protein 2-A: MGLITGLFSFFYNLPKIYKWFLKPYYLLSFLLCIAFLAVRKCPGVCEHLPSQREDGNSCDFDWRELEIFMFLSAIVMMKNRRAITLEQHIGNIFLFSKVANVVLFFRVDLRFGLLYVTLCVVFLITCKPPIYMGPEYIKYFNDKTIDEELEKDSRVTWLVEFYANWSPECQCFAPVFADLSLRYNCPGLRFGKIDIGRYASVAEKYKVSPSPLSKQLPSLLMLHAGREHMRRPQVDKKGRAVSWSFTEENIIREFNLNEIFEKCKKLSKGRSEKIEELGSIPQEDDHLGEELESKKDK; encoded by the exons ATGGGCCTAATCACTGGACTCTTCTCATTCTTTTATAATCTACCAAAGATTTATAAATGGTTCCTGAAACCGTACTACTTACTATCCTTTCTTCTGTGCATTGCTTTTCTGGCAGTTAGGAAATGCCCGGGAGTGTGTGAGCATTTACCCTCACAGAGAGAAGACGGCAACTCCTGTGACTTTGACTGG AGGGAGTTGGAGATCTTCATGTTTCTCAGTGCTATTGTGATGATGAAGAATCGCAGAGCGA TAACTCTGGAGCAGCACATAGGGAACATATTCCTCTTCAGTAAGGTGGCTAACGTGGTGTTGTTCTTCAGAGTGGACCTAAGATTTGGCCTCCTCTATGTCACACTGTGTGTTG TTTTCCTCATCACATGTAAACCTCCCATCTACATGGGCCCAGAGTACATCAAATACTTCAACGACAAAACCATAGAC GAGGAACTGGAGAAGGACAGTAGAGTAACGTGGCTCGTCGAGTTTTATGCCAACTGGTCCCCAGAGTGCCAGTGTTTCGCCCCTGTGTTTGCAGATCTTTCACTGAG GTATAACTGTCCAGGACTCAGATTTGGAAAAATTGATATTGGACGATACGCGAGTGTGGCAGAGaa GTATAAGGTGAGCCCCTCCCCCCTCTCCAAACAGCTGCCCTCTCTGCTGATGCTGCACGCGGGACGGGAGCACATGCGGCGCCCTCAAGTGGACAAGAAAGGAAGAGCtgtgagctggagctttacagag GAAAACATAATTCGCGAATTCAATCTGAATGAAATTTTTGAAAAGTGTAAAAAGCTCAGCAAGGGGCGAAGCGAGAAGATCGAGGAGCTGGGGTCCATCCCACAAGAGGACGACCATCTGGGGGAGGAGTTAGAGAGCAAGAAGGACAAATAA